The following proteins are co-located in the Triticum aestivum cultivar Chinese Spring chromosome 1A, IWGSC CS RefSeq v2.1, whole genome shotgun sequence genome:
- the LOC123061204 gene encoding uclacyanin 1-like → MGTKALILITVTVTMLGTALSASHTVGALDGSWDLQTNYSQWVSRIRFIKGDELKFQYSAVVHNVVEVSKMGYDSCNGSNPIETFPTGNNVVPLATVGTRYFICGVSRHYDAGMKVEVNVKSKEVRTVQRCQRTGNRRRCQSETVLSSAAAAGVDQSTMARLGLIVVAAGLTLFF, encoded by the coding sequence ATGGGGACCAAAGCTCTTATTCTAATCACCGTGACCGTGACCATGCTTGGGACGGCCCTCAGCGCCAGCCACACCGTGGGCGCGTTGGACGGGTCGTGGGACCTTCAGACCAACTACTCCCAGTGGGTTTCGAGAATCAGGTTCATCAAGGGCGATGAGCTCAAGTTCCAGTACTCCGCCGTCGTGCACAACGTGGTGGAGGTGAGCAAGATGGGATATGACTCCTGCAACGGCTCCAACCCCATAGAGACTTTCCCGACCGGTAACAATGTTGTTCCGCTTGCTACCGTCGGGACCCGGTATTTCATCTGCGGCGTCTCCAGGCACTACGACGCCGGCATGAAGGTCGAGGTCAATGTCAAGTCGAAAGAAGTGCGGACTGTGCAGCGGTGCCAACGGACAGGGAATCGACGTCGCTGCCAGTCCGAGACAGTATTAAGCTCAGCTGCGGCGGCTGGCGTTGATCAGTCTACTATGGCCCGGCTCGGTCTGATAGTTGTTGCGGCCGGTCTTACGTTGTTCTTTTAG